From one Flavobacteriales bacterium genomic stretch:
- a CDS encoding T9SS type A sorting domain-containing protein: MRSTLLLVSLLPAPAFAQIIIGLPDMPSAGDTVRYVTSSAAGFDPAETEAGFIWDFSMLEIGPEGADTCVTVASTPFAYQFFFNNPVLYPQHRADYAVRGQSFDFQVLTVSDVRDYFKKDTAGFRNVGFGANVNGVPTSTRRIPVDWVHRFPLEYGDMDTSFSEFELTVPTLFSFTQRQWRYNEADGWGTLYLPADTFEVLRVKSTLQRTDSAYVEQFGQGFTFPEPETIEYKWIALGMDLPVLQITAVAGQVATARFHYSPTDIVNGITDRSRAELLVFPNPAKGSVQVMVPEGTWQRIELRDMGGRLVRAQGALGPGAAELVLRGLDSGAYSVALCGPSGRSTARLLIH, from the coding sequence ATGCGTTCGACCCTACTCCTGGTTTCCCTGCTGCCAGCACCAGCCTTTGCCCAGATCATCATCGGCTTGCCCGATATGCCCAGCGCTGGCGATACGGTGCGCTATGTGACCTCGTCAGCAGCCGGGTTCGACCCCGCCGAGACCGAGGCCGGCTTCATATGGGACTTCAGCATGCTCGAAATCGGGCCTGAGGGTGCGGACACCTGCGTGACCGTTGCCAGCACCCCCTTCGCCTACCAGTTCTTCTTCAATAACCCGGTGCTGTACCCGCAGCATCGCGCGGATTATGCAGTGCGCGGCCAGAGCTTCGATTTCCAGGTGCTGACAGTGAGCGATGTACGCGACTATTTCAAGAAGGACACAGCCGGCTTCCGCAACGTGGGCTTCGGCGCAAACGTGAACGGAGTTCCTACCAGCACACGACGCATACCTGTGGATTGGGTCCATCGGTTCCCCTTGGAGTACGGTGACATGGACACCAGTTTCAGTGAGTTCGAACTCACCGTTCCCACACTGTTCAGCTTCACCCAGCGGCAATGGCGCTACAACGAGGCGGATGGATGGGGCACCCTGTACCTGCCCGCTGACACCTTCGAAGTGCTGCGCGTGAAGAGCACCTTGCAGCGCACGGACAGTGCCTATGTGGAGCAATTCGGACAAGGCTTCACCTTCCCGGAGCCGGAGACCATCGAGTACAAGTGGATCGCGCTGGGCATGGACCTGCCCGTGCTGCAGATCACCGCAGTGGCTGGGCAGGTCGCAACCGCACGCTTCCACTATTCGCCGACCGATATCGTCAATGGCATCACGGATCGCAGCCGCGCGGAGCTGCTCGTGTTCCCGAATCCGGCCAAGGGATCCGTGCAGGTAATGGTCCCCGAAGGCACATGGCAGCGGATTGAATTGCGCGATATGGGCGGGCGTTTGGTGCGTGCTCAGGGCGCTTTGGGCCCGGGCGCGGCAGAGTTGGTTCTGCGCGGGCTGGATTCTGGGGCGTATTCGGTGGCCTTATGCGGTCCATCCGGCCGGAGCACCGCACGGCTGCTGATCCACTGA
- a CDS encoding TPM domain-containing protein codes for MKALLLALGVVAPVALSAANFPCDAQAPTAGEQDRLLWAYAPILSSEEQERINGRLTAFARETSNQVLVLIVDTLCGEEPAALATGIGHRWGIGHNGFDNGIVFLIKPTGSAGTRKVFIATGYGLEGAIPDATCRRIIEQEVLPHFKQGEFAAGIEAALDVIFPLAKGEYDHAHYGRSRIPWGAFVVMLVIVLIMVLAWRGRVNRYARTNRIDFWTAMWLLSQMNRSGGGHRGGGFSGGSGFGGFGGGGFGGGGAGGSW; via the coding sequence ATGAAAGCGCTGCTGCTCGCACTGGGCGTGGTGGCTCCGGTCGCGCTGAGCGCAGCCAATTTCCCCTGCGATGCGCAGGCGCCAACAGCCGGTGAGCAGGACCGCTTGCTCTGGGCCTATGCGCCCATCCTGAGCTCGGAGGAGCAGGAGCGCATCAACGGGCGACTAACGGCCTTTGCCCGTGAGACGAGCAATCAAGTGCTGGTACTCATCGTGGATACTCTTTGTGGCGAGGAGCCAGCCGCACTGGCCACGGGCATAGGGCATCGCTGGGGCATCGGGCATAACGGATTCGATAACGGCATTGTCTTCCTGATCAAGCCCACCGGCAGCGCAGGCACACGCAAGGTCTTCATCGCAACCGGTTACGGGCTTGAGGGTGCCATCCCCGATGCCACTTGCCGGCGGATCATCGAGCAGGAGGTGCTGCCGCATTTCAAGCAAGGCGAATTCGCGGCGGGCATCGAAGCGGCGCTTGATGTGATCTTCCCCTTGGCCAAAGGCGAATACGATCATGCGCACTACGGCCGCAGCAGAATCCCTTGGGGTGCATTCGTCGTGATGCTCGTGATCGTGCTGATCATGGTACTGGCCTGGCGCGGGCGGGTGAACCGGTACGCGCGCACGAACCGGATTGATTTCTGGACCGCGATGTGGCTCTTGAGCCAGATGAACCGCTCGGGCGGGGGGCATCGCGGCGGCGGGTTCTCGGGCGGGAGCGGTTTCGGCGGATTCGGTGGCGGCGGATTCGGCGGTGGCGGGGCAGGCGGCAGTTGGTGA
- a CDS encoding TPM domain-containing protein: MSANTAEEFLTAGERELVAAAIIEAERRTSGEIRVHLEDHIEEDVLDHAAFVFEELGMQRTKDRNGVLIYVSVADHKAAVIGDKGINDHVPERFWHDVLGVLRLHFAAGRHAEGLCEAVMLVGEKLRDLHPLQRDDRNELSNEVSFRR, encoded by the coding sequence GTGAGCGCCAACACCGCCGAGGAATTCCTCACCGCCGGTGAGCGGGAACTGGTGGCTGCGGCAATCATCGAAGCGGAGCGGCGAACCAGCGGAGAGATCAGGGTTCACCTCGAGGACCACATCGAAGAGGATGTTCTGGATCATGCGGCCTTTGTATTCGAGGAACTGGGCATGCAACGCACCAAGGACCGCAATGGCGTGCTCATCTACGTGAGCGTGGCCGATCACAAAGCAGCCGTGATCGGCGACAAGGGCATCAACGACCATGTGCCGGAGCGCTTCTGGCACGACGTGCTCGGCGTGTTGCGGCTTCACTTCGCGGCCGGCCGCCATGCCGAGGGGCTTTGCGAGGCGGTCATGCTCGTCGGAGAGAAGCTGCGCGACTTGCATCCGCTGCAGCGCGATGACCGGAATGAGTTGAGCAACGAAGTGAGCTTCCGCCGATGA
- a CDS encoding LemA family protein, translated as MRKYLGLIIVGGLIGIVLIWAISASNGMKRANIAITKQWGQVEVAYQARADKTKNLLEIVKGAADYESQTLKDVVAARQRAIELKVDANDLTPEKIKAFEQAQRDLGGAIGRLLVENYPTLKAVESFRDFQAQYEGMENRIATERGRFNEAVADYNTRIAMFPGSIIANWMGFTPKEGFSAQEGTENAPDISFQ; from the coding sequence ATGAGGAAGTACCTTGGATTGATCATTGTCGGCGGCCTGATCGGCATCGTCCTGATATGGGCCATCAGCGCCAGCAACGGAATGAAGCGCGCGAACATCGCCATCACCAAGCAGTGGGGGCAGGTTGAAGTGGCGTACCAAGCCCGTGCGGACAAGACGAAGAACCTGCTGGAAATCGTGAAAGGGGCCGCCGATTACGAGAGCCAGACCTTGAAGGACGTGGTAGCTGCCCGCCAACGGGCCATTGAATTGAAGGTGGACGCCAATGACCTTACCCCGGAGAAGATCAAGGCCTTTGAGCAGGCGCAGCGCGATCTGGGCGGTGCCATCGGACGTTTGCTGGTTGAGAACTACCCAACCTTGAAGGCAGTGGAGAGCTTCAGGGATTTCCAAGCGCAGTATGAGGGCATGGAGAACCGCATCGCCACAGAAAGGGGGCGCTTCAACGAAGCCGTGGCCGATTACAACACCCGGATCGCCATGTTCCCGGGGAGCATCATCGCCAATTGGATGGGCTTCACGCCGAAGGAGGGCTTCTCGGCCCAGGAAGGCACGGAGAACGCCCCGGACATCTCCTTCCAGTGA
- a CDS encoding carboxypeptidase-like regulatory domain-containing protein yields MRFLPLLLLLICALNGHGQAEKPKLVQFSGVVVTDSLQPVPFTNILVKDTYHGTMSDVYGYFSFVAQEGDTVLFSALGFMRSSYMIPLGLPENRYSMIHVMSRDTVWLKEQVVVPWPSKEQFADAFLNLNLPADDYQLTMRNLSPAEMMQRMENLGPDGAQSFNYQMALDQTRLYYSGGTPAINLFNPIAWAQFIQAWKSGKLKKQ; encoded by the coding sequence ATGCGATTCCTGCCTCTCCTCCTATTGCTGATTTGTGCCCTGAATGGCCATGGCCAAGCGGAGAAACCCAAGCTGGTGCAGTTCAGCGGCGTGGTGGTCACGGACAGCCTCCAACCGGTGCCCTTCACGAATATTCTAGTCAAGGACACCTACCACGGTACCATGAGTGATGTGTATGGCTATTTCAGCTTCGTGGCGCAGGAGGGCGATACGGTGCTGTTCAGCGCGCTGGGCTTCATGCGCTCGAGCTACATGATTCCGTTGGGCCTTCCGGAGAATCGGTATTCGATGATCCACGTGATGAGCCGTGATACGGTTTGGCTGAAGGAACAAGTGGTGGTACCCTGGCCGTCGAAGGAGCAATTCGCCGATGCCTTCCTGAATCTGAACCTCCCGGCCGACGACTACCAGCTCACCATGCGCAACCTATCACCGGCCGAGATGATGCAGCGCATGGAGAACCTCGGGCCCGACGGGGCGCAGAGCTTCAACTACCAGATGGCGCTGGATCAGACGCGGCTCTATTACAGCGGCGGCACACCTGCCATCAACCTGTTCAATCCTATTGCCTGGGCGCAGTTCATCCAGGCCTGGAAGAGCGGGAAGCTGAAGAAGCAGTAA